Sequence from the Cellulomonas fimi ATCC 484 genome:
GGTCGTGGCGTCGTAGTCCCTGTAGCCGGCGGCGGTCCGCGCGGGTGCTGGGAGCAGTGCCACTGTCTCGTAGTAGCGCAGGGTCTTCGTCGTGGTCCCGCCCGCGCGAGCGAGCTCTCCGATGCGCATCGTCGGGTCCTTTCGCCGGTCGCCTTGACCTTCCAGTGTGGGGGAAGGTCCACCCTGGCGTAGCGACGTTCGGTGAGGAGAGAGTGCGACATGAATGACGACTCCGGCGTAGACCTGGCCGTCGTCGGGTCGGGGGGCGCGGCGATGGCCGCGGCCATTACCGCACGGCAGGCGGGGCGCAGTGTCGTGCTGGTCGAGCGGGGCGTTCTGGGTGGGACGTGCGTGAACATCGGCTGCGTCCCGTCCAAGACGCTCCTCGCGGCGGCCGGCGCCCGACATGCGGCGCTGAACAATCCGTTCGACGGAGTTCCTACCTCGGCCGGCGCGGTGGACCTGGGCGCGTTGGTGCGCCAGAAGGACGAGCTGATCGAACGCCTGCGAGGGGCGAAGTACGCCGAGGTCGCGGCGGCCTACGGGTTCGAGGTGATCTCGGGGCAGGCGAGCTTCATCGACCGGGACACGCTCGCCGTCGACGGGCAGGCCATGCGCGCCCGGGCGTACGTCGTGGCGACCGGCTCCGAACCGGTGGTTCCCGCGCTGCCGGGTCTGGATTCGGTGGACTGGTTGACGTCGACGACAGCCATGGAGCTCGACGAGGTACCTGAGTCGCTGGTGGTGGTCGGCGGTGGCTACGTCGGCCTGGAGCAGGCGCAGCTCTTCGCCCACCTCGGAGCCAGGGTCTCCCTGGTCGGGCGCGTGGCACCCCGCGCCGAGCCGGAGCTGGCCGAGGGGCTGCGCGGGGTGTTCTCCGACGACGGCATCGTCATGCTCGAAGAGCACGCCGTCTCTGTCGCGGTGGAAGGGGATCAGGTTGTGGTGCGGGCGGCTTCGGGTGCGGCGGCCCGCGGCGCGCGGCTTCTGGTCGCCGTGGGCCGGTCGGCCAGGACCGACGGGCTGGAGCTCGCGGCCGCGGGCATCGACCTCGACGAGCGAGGTTTCATCCGCACCGATGCGCTCCAGCGCACGACCAACCCCCGCGTCTACGCCGCAGGTGACGTGTCCGGTGCCCCGCAGTACGTCTACGTCGCCGCCGCAACCGGCCGGGCCGCCGCGCGCAACGCACTCGCCGGCCCCGCAGGCCCGCCCGACGCGCAGGTCGACTACAACGGCCTGCCCGCCGTGGTCTTCACCAGCCCTCAGCTCGCCTCGGCCGGGATGACCGAGGAAGAAGCGCTCGAGCAGGGCTACGCCTGCGCGTGCCGGGTGCTGGACCTCTCCGACGTTCCGCGGGCCCTGGTCAACCGCGACACCCGAGGGGTGGTCAAGGTAGTCGCCGACGCCACCACGGGTCGCGCCCTAGGTGTGCA
This genomic interval carries:
- the merA gene encoding mercury(II) reductase: MNDDSGVDLAVVGSGGAAMAAAITARQAGRSVVLVERGVLGGTCVNIGCVPSKTLLAAAGARHAALNNPFDGVPTSAGAVDLGALVRQKDELIERLRGAKYAEVAAAYGFEVISGQASFIDRDTLAVDGQAMRARAYVVATGSEPVVPALPGLDSVDWLTSTTAMELDEVPESLVVVGGGYVGLEQAQLFAHLGARVSLVGRVAPRAEPELAEGLRGVFSDDGIVMLEEHAVSVAVEGDQVVVRAASGAAARGARLLVAVGRSARTDGLELAAAGIDLDERGFIRTDALQRTTNPRVYAAGDVSGAPQYVYVAAATGRAAARNALAGPAGPPDAQVDYNGLPAVVFTSPQLASAGMTEEEALEQGYACACRVLDLSDVPRALVNRDTRGVVKVVADATTGRALGVHALADGAGEIMLAATYAIRAGMSVDDVADTWAPYLTMAESLRIAAGLFRNEMPTSCCA